From Camelina sativa cultivar DH55 chromosome 7, Cs, whole genome shotgun sequence, one genomic window encodes:
- the LOC109124913 gene encoding GDSL esterase/lipase At3g43570-like isoform X2: MKFQVLLIALVLIAIEANAAKQGKNATIPALIVFGDSIMDTGNNNNLPTLLKCNFPPYGKDFPGGSATGRFSDGRVPSDLIAEKLGLAKTLPAYMNPDLKPEDLLKGVTFASGGTGYDPLTAQMMSVISVWDQLIYFKEYISKIKKHFGEEKAKDILENSFFVVVSSSNDLAHTYLARALTYDRTSYPNFLADTAVQFVRELYKLGARRIGVFSAVPVGCVPLQRTVFGDKELDGVILYIDVYETLYDMIQYPKKYGFEVADRGCCGKGTLAISYLCNAFNPFTCTNSSAYIFWDTYHPTERAYQVIVDSLLDKYLKKLY, translated from the exons ATGAAGTTTCAAGTGTTATTGATCGCTTTGGTATTGATCGCCATCGAAGCCAATGCAGCCAAGCAAGGGAAAAACGCAACAATCCCAGCACTAATAGTGTTCGGAGATTCAATAATGGACACAGGAAATAACAATAATCTTCCAACTCTTCTAAAGTGTAACTTCCCTCCATATGGCAAAGACTTCCCTGGAGGCTCCGCCACCGGAAGGTTTTCTGATGGAAGAGTTCCTTCTGATCTTATTG CTGAAAAGTTGGGATTGGCTAAGACATTACCAGCATATATGAATCCTGATTTGAAGCCTGAAGATCTTCTTAAAGGTGTAACATTTGCATCTGGAGGAACTGGTTATGATCCATTAACAGCTCAAATGATG TCAGTGATATCGGTGTGGGATCAACTCATATATTTCAAAGAATATATATCGAAGATCAAGAAAcattttggagaagaaaaagccaaagatattttggaaaaCAGTTTCTTCGTCGTGGTGTCTAGTAGCAATGACCTTGCTCACACCTATTTAGCTCGAGCTCTTACATATGATCGTACCTCGTATCCCAATTTTTTGGCTGACACTGCTGTCCAATTCGTGAGG GAATTATATAAGCTTGGAGCTCGAAGAATCGGAGTGTTTAGTGCAGTGCCTGTTGGTTGTGTTCCACTTCAAAGAACTGTATTTGGGG ATAAAGAGTTGGATGGTGTTATCCTTTACATTGATGTGTATGAAACTCTCTATGACATGATCCAGTACCCTAAAAAATACG GTTTTGAGGTAGCTGATAGAGGATGCTGCGGTAAAGGAACTCTTGCAATATCCTATTTGTGTAACGCATTTAACCCATTCACATGTACAAATTCTTCAGCCTATATATTCTGGGATACCTATCACCCGACTGAAAGAGCTTATCAAGTGATCGTTGACAGTCTACTCGacaaatatttaaagaaattatattga
- the LOC109124913 gene encoding GDSL esterase/lipase At1g58725-like isoform X1: MKFQVLLIALVLIAIEANAAKQGKNATIPALIVFGDSIMDTGNNNNLPTLLKCNFPPYGKDFPGGSATGRFSDGRVPSDLIAEKLGLAKTLPAYMNPDLKPEDLLKGVTFASGGTGYDPLTAQMMSVISVWDQLIYFKEYISKIKKHFGEEKAKDILENSFFVVVSSSNDLAHTYLARALTYDRTSYPNFLADTAVQFVRELYKLGARRIGVFSAVPVGCVPLQRTVFGGLLTRGCNHLLNNMAKQFNSRLSPALDSLDKELDGVILYIDVYETLYDMIQYPKKYGCCGKGTLAISYLCNAFNPFTCTNSSAYIFWDTYHPTERAYQVIVDSLLDKYLKKLY; encoded by the exons ATGAAGTTTCAAGTGTTATTGATCGCTTTGGTATTGATCGCCATCGAAGCCAATGCAGCCAAGCAAGGGAAAAACGCAACAATCCCAGCACTAATAGTGTTCGGAGATTCAATAATGGACACAGGAAATAACAATAATCTTCCAACTCTTCTAAAGTGTAACTTCCCTCCATATGGCAAAGACTTCCCTGGAGGCTCCGCCACCGGAAGGTTTTCTGATGGAAGAGTTCCTTCTGATCTTATTG CTGAAAAGTTGGGATTGGCTAAGACATTACCAGCATATATGAATCCTGATTTGAAGCCTGAAGATCTTCTTAAAGGTGTAACATTTGCATCTGGAGGAACTGGTTATGATCCATTAACAGCTCAAATGATG TCAGTGATATCGGTGTGGGATCAACTCATATATTTCAAAGAATATATATCGAAGATCAAGAAAcattttggagaagaaaaagccaaagatattttggaaaaCAGTTTCTTCGTCGTGGTGTCTAGTAGCAATGACCTTGCTCACACCTATTTAGCTCGAGCTCTTACATATGATCGTACCTCGTATCCCAATTTTTTGGCTGACACTGCTGTCCAATTCGTGAGG GAATTATATAAGCTTGGAGCTCGAAGAATCGGAGTGTTTAGTGCAGTGCCTGTTGGTTGTGTTCCACTTCAAAGAACTGTATTTGGGGGTTTATTAACAAGAGGATGTAATCATCTTTTAAACAACATGGCAAAACAATTCAATTCAAGACTTTCGCCAGCACTTGATTCTTTAGATAAAGAGTTGGATGGTGTTATCCTTTACATTGATGTGTATGAAACTCTCTATGACATGATCCAGTACCCTAAAAAATACG GATGCTGCGGTAAAGGAACTCTTGCAATATCCTATTTGTGTAACGCATTTAACCCATTCACATGTACAAATTCTTCAGCCTATATATTCTGGGATACCTATCACCCGACTGAAAGAGCTTATCAAGTGATCGTTGACAGTCTACTCGacaaatatttaaagaaattatattga
- the LOC109124913 gene encoding GDSL esterase/lipase At1g58725-like isoform X3, whose translation MKFQVLLIALVLIAIEANAAKQGKNATIPALIVFGDSIMDTGNNNNLPTLLKCNFPPYGKDFPGGSATGRFSDGRVPSDLIAEKLGLAKTLPAYMNPDLKPEDLLKGVTFASGGTGYDPLTAQMMSVISVWDQLIYFKEYISKIKKHFGEEKAKDILENSFFVVVSSSNDLAHTYLARALTYDRTSYPNFLADTAVQFVRELYKLGARRIGVFSAVPVGCVPLQRTVFGGLLTRGCNHLLNNMAKQFNSRLSPALDSLDKELDGVILYIDVYETLYDMIQYPKKYGFEVADRGCCGKGTLAISYLCNAFNPFTCTNSSAYIFWDTYHPTERAYQVIVDSLLDKYLKKLY comes from the exons ATGAAGTTTCAAGTGTTATTGATCGCTTTGGTATTGATCGCCATCGAAGCCAATGCAGCCAAGCAAGGGAAAAACGCAACAATCCCAGCACTAATAGTGTTCGGAGATTCAATAATGGACACAGGAAATAACAATAATCTTCCAACTCTTCTAAAGTGTAACTTCCCTCCATATGGCAAAGACTTCCCTGGAGGCTCCGCCACCGGAAGGTTTTCTGATGGAAGAGTTCCTTCTGATCTTATTG CTGAAAAGTTGGGATTGGCTAAGACATTACCAGCATATATGAATCCTGATTTGAAGCCTGAAGATCTTCTTAAAGGTGTAACATTTGCATCTGGAGGAACTGGTTATGATCCATTAACAGCTCAAATGATG TCAGTGATATCGGTGTGGGATCAACTCATATATTTCAAAGAATATATATCGAAGATCAAGAAAcattttggagaagaaaaagccaaagatattttggaaaaCAGTTTCTTCGTCGTGGTGTCTAGTAGCAATGACCTTGCTCACACCTATTTAGCTCGAGCTCTTACATATGATCGTACCTCGTATCCCAATTTTTTGGCTGACACTGCTGTCCAATTCGTGAGG GAATTATATAAGCTTGGAGCTCGAAGAATCGGAGTGTTTAGTGCAGTGCCTGTTGGTTGTGTTCCACTTCAAAGAACTGTATTTGGGGGTTTATTAACAAGAGGATGTAATCATCTTTTAAACAACATGGCAAAACAATTCAATTCAAGACTTTCGCCAGCACTTGATTCTTTAGATAAAGAGTTGGATGGTGTTATCCTTTACATTGATGTGTATGAAACTCTCTATGACATGATCCAGTACCCTAAAAAATACG GTTTTGAGGTAGCTGATAGAGGATGCTGCGGTAAAGGAACTCTTGCAATATCCTATTTGTGTAACGCATTTAACCCATTCACATGTACAAATTCTTCAGCCTATATATTCTGGGATACCTATCACCCGACTGAAAGAGCTTATCAAGTGATCGTTGACAGTCTACTCGacaaatatttaaagaaattatattga
- the LOC104704100 gene encoding putative F-box/kelch-repeat protein At5g28160, producing MVHHPNGTPDPNCTPNADSALNPNGTLDPDGTSNAIGTLDPDGTSNAIGTLDPDGTSNAIGTLDPDGTSNAIGTLDPDGTSNAIGTLDPDGTPNSDGTPDADGKKKKRNSPSFLSLPDEIILNCLARISRSYNPKLALVCKTFRSLIVSHDLSVTRRHLKTGERFFHVCLQKFPNDPCPSWFTLWMKHGEILTNQLGKNKTSTRNIQLVQTPSSYFYFVPMCFVSVGSEMYGLSQSNTPSSTLWILNKKLYVWQKASSMTVARKNPLACALNGKLYVMGGCAADESKKWGNVFDPKTQSWEPLHDPSPELRFSSIRKIKAIQGKLYVRSNEKKDSVYDPKTEWREVKGLAMLINYGIFTGLTEIADYGGKLLILWDEILFGQPGYKHIWCAMVALERRRRRRRVGTIIDEVWGNIEWADIVHTVPSSYVFVRSLLSVFLPDLIAFTLSQGIYKFAYDHKPESKSKRKKHIFSNPTLTCPLYFVPLHIVSVASEMYGFSRSRLLVLRPPTCGYVIKRLGYGVKPPNMSVARENVMADVLNGKLYVMEDYANYGEVLDPKIQTWEHLPNLGVKDSFSSISQIQVNEGKLYVRSNEERASVYDPKEGAGGMM from the exons ATGGTACACCATCCAAACGGTACACCAGACCCAAATTGTACACCAAATGCAGATAGTGCACTAAACCCAAATGGTACACTAGACCCAGATGGTACATCAAACGCAATTGGTACACTAGACCCAGATGGTACATCAAACGCAATTGGTACACTAGACCCAGATGGTACATCAAACGCAATTGGTACACTAGACCCAGATGGTACATCAAACGCAATTGGTACACTAGACCCAGATGGTACATCAAACGCAATTGGTACACTAGacccagatggtacaccaaactcagatggtacaccagacgCGGATG gaaaaaaaaagaagcggAATAGCCCATCGTTTTTGTCACTTCCTGATGAAATCATCTTGAACTGTTTAGCCCGCATATCAAGATCATACAACCCAAAACTCGCCCTAGTCTGTAAGACCTTTCGCTCTCTCATTGTGTCCCATGATCTCAGTGTGACGCGACGTCACCTTAAAACCGGAGAAAGGTTTTTCCATGTTTGCTTACAGAAGTTTCCCAATGATCCTTGTCCTTCTTGGTTCACCCTCTGGATGAAACATGGTGAAATCCTAACCAACCAACTCGGGAAGAACAAGACTTCTACCCGAAATATCCAATTGGTACAAACACCTTCTtcctacttttattttgtaCCTATGTGCTTCGTTTCAGTTGGTTCAGAAATGTACGGACTTAGCCAATCTAATACTCCATCCTCCACCTTATGGATCCTTAATAAGAAGCTTTACGTATGGCAAAAAGCCTCCAGCATGACTGTAGCTCGAAAGAATCCCCTTGCATGTGCCCTCAATGGAAAATTATATGTAATGGGAGGGTGCGCCGCTGATGAATCTAAAAAGTGGGGTAACGTTTTCGACCCAAAGACTCAAAGTTGGGAACCTTTACATGACCCTAGCCCCGAGCTACGCTTTTCTtcaattagaaaaataaaagcgaTCCAAGGAAAGCTTTACGTTAGAAGCAATGAGAAGAAAGACTCGGTTTATGATCCAAAAACAG AATGGAGAGAGGTCAAAGGGTTAGCAATGTTGATTAATTATGGTATATTTACTGGTCTGACTGAAATAGCCGACTACGGTGGAAAACTCTTAATTTTATGGGACGAGATTTTGTTTGGTCAGCCTGGATACAAGCATATTTGGTGTGCGATGGTTGCGCTGgaaagacgacgacgacgacgtcgTGTAGGAACTATAATTGACGAGGTTTGGGGAAACATTGAGTGGGCTGATATAGTGCATACCGTTCCCAGCTCATACGTTTTCGTGCGTAGTCTACTAAGTGTG TTTTTGCCAGATTTAATCGCATTCACATTATCACAGGGCAT ATACAAGTTTGCATATGATCATAAGCCTGAGAGCAAgagcaaaagaaagaagcatATTTTTAGTAACCCAACTTTAACATGTCCTTTGTACTTTGTACCATTGCACATCGTTTCGGTTGCTTCAGAAATGTACGGATTCAGCCGATCTAGACTTCTAGTGCTCCGTCCTCCAACATGTGGGTACGTAATAAAGAGACTGGGTTATGGGGTAAAGCCCCCAAACATGAGTGTAGCTCGAGAGAACGTTATGGCAGACGTCCTAAATGGGAAACTATACGTAATGGAAGATTACGCGAACTACGGTGAGGTTTTAGACCCAAAGATTCAAACTTGGGAACATTTACCTAACCTTGGCGTCAAGGACAGCTTTTCttcaattagtcaaatacagGTGAACGAAGGAAAGCTTTACGTTAGAAGCAATGAGGAGAGGGCTTCTGTTTATGATCCAAAAGAAG GTGCTGGTGGTATGATGTAA